AGGGACCCAAAAAGGATCTTCCTTCTCCGAGTTTAATTGACcctggaaaaaaagaaaaagcatcTACATCAAAATCTCCAAATAAGAAGTCACCCCATTCAACACAAAACCACACTCTATACCTCAACCATAACCTCAATCCGAGCACCAGGAATTAACTTCACCGGATCCTTTTAACAAGAAAACGTTGCCAAcatcagaaaacaaaaaagaaaaaaatcatgtataatTTGAACATGTATTATATCTAACCTGAGAGACACTAGTTCTATGTCCCAAAGTTAAGAAAGGCTCAACAAGAGAAGCAACAGTCAAAACCAGCGCCATGTCCTCCTGACCATCTTCAGACATAAGCTTAGCTTCACCACCCAAGATACTTGTTGGAAACAACATCCCAGAAGCTGAAAGTGTTGTACTCCCAGAACTTCCACAGACCAAATTAAAGTtttcagaaacaaaacaaagaaagttTGAAGCTTTTAAAGAGTTTTGAGATGAGCATGATTACTGGTATTGATGGAAAGCATGTTTCCTCATCTTCAATCCCTTTGGGTCcttcaatattaaaaaaaaaaaacacagaatcATCTTCAATCCCCAAGATAaggatatatgattttatacgAATTGGTGGGAGAGGGGAAAGAGAGATTATTACAGGGCCTTCGAGTTTAACCAAGACGGCGAAGTTCCGGGAAAAGGAGACAACTTTGGAGAGATCCATGGTCGGAAAGAGATGGGAGTTTCGATTGGCAGATGGTAAGATTGGATTCTGATGCGTGCTGAGTAAAATTAAAACCGAACTCAGACAGGCAGGCAGAATTGGTTTTTTGAGGGTTGGATTTGGTAAGGAAACAACAAGAGTCAAGAGGATAGGTTATCCAATCAAGGAGAGGGCGTCTACAATctaatactattaaaaattatttattcagaatttctttttctttttcatttagtACAGAGACTGTTgaaatataaaagattgaaaaagaaaaattagataaACACGATGTAGTTAGACTTTAGTCAATTTATCAACAATCTATTCCAAATCTCTATATGAACTATTAGCAAAGCATAACTAATTTTTGGATTCAACATATTAGCTTGGGTTACAAATGGTCTAATCTGCCTTTTTTACTGTTTCTTTATTCCTAGCTCTTCTCGTATAAACGTTTGGACAATTTCTCTCAAATAactattttcaagtttttatcgcaaaaataattttcaaaaaataaaataatcaaagttatttttttattttaaaatttttaatatttatttttatttctgaatttaaaatttcattccCAAAAATCACTTCTTAACTCAAAATTtcatttgtgacaaaaaaaaaactctaaatcctaGGTTTAAATTAGTTAGCCCTAGagatataaatacatattttattttttaataaaatttattttgttctttttcctagtgctatttttatgaaataaactaaaaatgattATGTCAGGCAATTTCTCTAAACGTTTTCTCCTTAGGACCAGATCCAAGAAAACTTTTAGTCAGGGCATTATCACGTACGGGGTTTGATTAATCAAAGCCATTGTTATGGGAATTGGATTAGCACAGGGAGGCATTTTCATTTAGAttagttacattttttttaagtttagcCGGGGGCACATGACCTTATTGATCATCACGTAAGTCTGCTCATCCTGCTCCACACTTTTGCATTAGACAAGCTTTCATTAAAATTCCAAACCCTACTCCACACTTTCTTCCTGTTAACTGTGACCCTCATTAACCTCTTCCACGCAGCTTGATGGTGCTTTGGTACATGATGACCATAAACCACGGCATAACTATAAAGTAGTCTGGATGTCCAACCAATTTTTATCTTCCTGAAAGAATCCACCATTAAACCTTAATTCcataaaataactaaaccaCCATTGCTCCTTTCAAGGTTCTAAGACCATTTGTAACCCAGACTAATATGTTGAATCcaaaataaacacaaaacaaTACTTGGTTTTCAATAGGAATAAAATACCAGGGAAACTGCATTTTGTCgtgtattaaatttttaatgtcCATGGTGGTTCCAGCTGATAATATAAttgttctaaatttttaatcttCTTTATGAGCCCTCAGTTCATTCCACGAGCTTGAAAGTTGATGTCATTTTTGGAGAAGACTGTACATTCACACAGGCGGAGGAAAAAATTAACACTTTTTCACTACCATAAAACCACcaacattttatataaacaaGATCTTATTAGCACTAGAAAAAGCAGAGGCATTTTCACAACCAAAATCCAACGGGACAGTGAAGATTCAGCCGTCACTTGCAAGCTTTTTTTGGTTCAAACCCGTCACTTGCAAGTTACAagtacaaacacacacaaaggAAAACTTGCAAAACACAGCCCAAAGTGGAAAGTTAACAACGTGACAACTTATTGCATAGGTGGAAGACCGTTATGTACACAAGCAAAACAGACACGTGAACTCGTGAAGGTAGATCTAGACACCATATTTATATCACCCACTTGTGTCACTCCCTCTGACTCGCTTTTAACGGTGCTGACTCCTTGACTCGCCGCTGTACAACCTGCGACACGTGCAACCAACAAGTAAATCATCAACTTCTGATCTAAACCCTCCGATTCTGAAGCTGTTTAACAACCAACGGttgtatataaaatagtaaaaaggaaaaatatctTCTTTTCCCATCTTTGGTTACTACGATTCTACGAAGCTATAGAGTTCATGACTATACCATATATGCACAATAAAGGAAGGTGGTTGATATGGTAAAACAGAGtaatgttttattgtttttcatTTAATCCACGCGCCCACTAAACACAGTGCCACGTGTTCCTTCCTTTGAGCTTCGTTATCATCGCTGACAGTGACACATAAATAGCTCATTACCAAGATATCAGTAAATCAAAACGAACCAAACCGTTCCTAGATTTATACGGTTCAGTACTTTGTCTTTAACTCGTTCCAAAAGTCAGAATCCTACAAGCTGACCAGATCACATGACTTGTTCCCCTATATTATCTTTTATGACATCTAAGATTTAAAGTCTTGAGTATATGATTTCAcagaaaataacatataaataatgaTCTCACCAGTCGTAGACGGATGGAGAATTTGGGTGGGTTGGTTTATCAAAGATGTTGGAGCCGATGGCTCTTGTGGCGAGGTTGCTTCCAGGATTAAAGACGCTCCTCCACACGTTATCCTTGTGTGGCGTTGTCGGAGTGGTCGGAGTAGTTGGAGTACCGGGGCTCACTACCGTCGGCATAGTCAACGACCTAAGCATCATCTTGTTGCTTCCTTCTCCTATATCATTCCATAAACACTAGTTAATGTCTAGCTATGATTATAACCAATCTAGAAAGTGCTTATTATAGTATAGATGATACCTCTGATATTAATGGGTTGGGTAGTGATCTTCCGGAGGCGGGCAAGGCCACGGTCGGGTTGAGGTCCGGCCACAACATCATCCCAGAGCTTGTCTAGCAGAACCatcttatttttgtttgatttcgctttttcttttgttgcttgAGTGACTTTTTGTAGCGAGGGTGGAGTAAGCTTTTGGTGGTGGTTTATGACTTTTATAGACAGCTTCTCAAAATATCTTgattatttatctattaaattgtttttttccaCTGCTGGCCATGCCATTTTAATACTTTTCGTTGTTTTAGTATTTAGTTTCTTATTGCAAATTTAACTACGAGTGAATTTTCAACTACCTCACATAACtgtatttcaaaattaatatagtaACATAAATGTTTAGTACTTCTTATATTATAATCAGAACATGTTTCATTGAAATTCTTCTGATTCATAAGATTTGTGAAAAGAtgtttatattaatttagacttctttttgaaaaacatttggACTAAATAATTTTCGaccataatttaaataatattaaatttcaatcTGTAAATTGACTTAGATAGCAATTATTTAATCACTGGACTATCATTACACGTTTCATGcttaatttaacttttacagTGTCCGATTTTAATGAAAGATAATACATTGTTAATCAGGAATACATGATTACATGATAAATATTGTCTAGAGtaaaatgtttgaaaatagtaattttagaaaattgttaaaaagtaattttaggAACAAAAGACAATGAATGAGGAGGGTATGGAAATAAAAAAGTGCAAGTGGAgtatgatgaagatgaagatgaagatgaagatgaagatgaagatataAGATAAGGTCGATGAGTCATGAAATGGGACCAATAAACTAATGAAACTTCAACAGATTCAAAATAACTAATTTTCACTTTTCCATAGCCACACTAACTAACCGCCTTCGTAAACTACTTGTAGTCTTTAACAAAGGAGCTctaagagagagaaaagaaaaaagctcTCTTCCATCACTAGAAAACTATCGGCGTCTTTGTGCTTCCGGCCGACGGGTTGGCTCCCTTAGCCACCGTCGATCCGGCTCtttgttatctttttctttatgCATGCTTTTATCAGCGGAGGAGAGTCACTCGGATCCCTTctccttttgtttttcttcggTTCCAGGAGAATAAGGCGGTTATCGTTTTCTCCTCGGTGGTTCCTTTCTCTTCTCCGGCATCGCATCCCCCACTTGATGGATGGCCGGCGTTTGACTCTGGGACCGGACCGTATAGTCTTCGGTGGTGGTCGCCGGCTTCTGCTTCTCCAGAAAAGATTCGAGCTGTGTGTAGAGGGATTCCCTCACTGTGGTGGCGGCTGGGATAGGTTTAGACTTCGATTTCTTCAATTGAAGCTAGCTTAGGCTCGGGCCGATGATGTTTGACTCCGAATCCTTTACCCCTAATATTGTCGTTGGGGGTGGATTTTGGTGGTCGTGGTAACTTGTCCCGGAGGTTTCCGGAGGTTGTGTCTCGATTTTTACAGCGTCGACTTTCACTTGGAAAGAAGTTGGTGAACCGCGTTTCCGGCGATGTGTCCGGTTTTCGGCTCCGGCGACGATCTCCTCCCTTCGAGACAAAGAAGCTTCTCTTTCTGACATGCGTCTCTGTGCTCTGTGGTCCCAACACGTGAAGGACGCGTTTGTGCGGTGAGCGGTGGATTTGTGTCTCGATTTTTCTTATGGGCCTGgagtttgttgtttttgttagtGGGCTTTGTATACCTTGTTTGGGATGTTGGTTTGGACTGTTTTTTTTGGGCCTTTGTACTATGTTTACctctttatataatatttcagatggcaaaaaaaaaaaaagtcatctATGTTTTTCagtgtgaaaaaaaaactacttgTAGTCTTTTGTATAATGTATCGTGGCGAGTCCAAGATTTCATGCAGTCACCCATCATTTCGGATCAAATTTAACTCGATTAACAAaggaat
The Raphanus sativus cultivar WK10039 chromosome 1, ASM80110v3, whole genome shotgun sequence DNA segment above includes these coding regions:
- the LOC108814843 gene encoding dormancy-associated protein 1, whose amino-acid sequence is MVLLDKLWDDVVAGPQPDRGLARLRKITTQPINIRGEGSNKMMLRSLTMPTVVSPGTPTTPTTPTTPHKDNVWRSVFNPGSNLATRAIGSNIFDKPTHPNSPSVYDWLYSGESRSQHR